GCTGGCGCTGGTCGGCGCCCAGGTCGGCGGCATCGCGATCAAGGCGGCCAAGCTGCGCGGCGTGGAATCCAACGGCATGCTGTGCTCGGCCAAGGAACTGGGCCTGGACAGCGATGCGTCCGGCCTGTTCGAACTGCCCGACGACGCGCCGATCGGCCAGGCGCTGGCCGAGTACCTGGGCCTGCCCGACGCCAGCATCGAGATCAAGCTGACCCCGAACCGCGCCGACTGCTTCGGCGTGCGCGGCATCGCCTACGACGTGGCCGCGGCCTGCGCCAGCGAAGTGCTGCCGTTCGCGGCCGAGCCGGTCGCGGTGACCAGTGCGCGCAAGCTCGAGGTGCGCCTGGAGGCGGGCGGCGACGCGCCGCGTTACTGCGGCCGCGTCGTCGAGGATCTCGACCCGGCGGCGAAGACGCCGCTGTGGATGGCCGAGCGCCTGCGCCGCAGCGGCGTGCGCCCGGTGTCGCTGCTGGTGGACATCACCCAGTACGTGATGCTGGAACTGGGCCAGCCGATGCATGCCTTCGACCTGGACACGCTGCACGGCCCGGTCGCGGTGCGCCGCGCCCGCGCCGGCGAGACGCTGAAGCTGCTCGACGGCCGCGACGCGACGCTCGACGACGGCTTCCTGGCCATCGCCGACGGCGACCGCGTGGTCGCCCTGGCCGGATTGATGGGCGGCCACGACACCCGCGTCACCGACGCCACCCGCCACGTGTTCCTGGAGGCGGCGCATTTCGCGCCGGCGGCGATCATGGGCCGCGGCCGCAAGCTCGGCCTGCACACCGATGCCGGGCACCGTTTCGAGCGCGGCGTGGATCCGGCCCTGCCGCGGCAGGCGCTGGAGCTGGCGACGCGGCTGGTGCTGGAACTGGCCGGCGGCCGCGCCGGTCCGGTGGTCGAGGCCGAACTGCCCGACTACCTGCCGGCGCCCGCGCCGATCGCGCTGCGCCGCGCGCGCATCGTGCGCGTGCTCGGCATCGAGATCGCCGACGCCGAGGTCGAGCGCATCCTGCGCGCCTTGGGCATGGCCGTTGCCGCCAGCGCCGACGGCTGGCAGGTGACCGCGCCGAGCCGCCGCTTCGACATCGCCCTGGAAGAGGACCTGATCGAGGAGCTGGCGCGCATCCACGGCTACGACCGCTTGCCGACCACGCTGCCGGGCGGCGCCTCGCGCATCGCCATGGGCAGCGAGACGCAGCTGGACGAACTGAGCGCGCGCCGCCAGCTGGTCGCGCGCGAGATGCTGGAGACCATCAACTACGCCTTCGTCGATGCCGGCCTGCTGGACCAGTGGGGCCTGGACGCCGGGCGCGTGGCGCTGGCCAATCCGCTCAGCGCCGAGCTGGCGGTGATGCGCCCGTCGCTGCTGCCGGGGCTGGTCGCGGCGCTGGGCCGCAATGCCGCGCGGCAGGCCGGGCGCGTGCGCCTGTTCGAGCTGGGCAAGGCGTTCGCGGCCGCGGCCGGCGCCGATGCCGCGCCGGTCGAGACCCAGCGCGTGGCCGCGGCGGTGTGCGGCGATGCCGAGGCGCTGCAATGGGGCCTGCCGGCGCGCAAGGTCGACTTTCACGACCTGAAGGGCGATCTGGAGTCGCTGGCCAGCGCCGCCGGCGCGCGCCTGGACTACCGTCCGTCGGCGCTGCCGTTCGCGCATCCGACCCGGTCGGCCGACGTGTACCGCGACGGCGCGCGCATCGGCTGGATCGGCCAGCTGCATCCGCGGCTGCTGCAGGCGATGCAGATCGACGTGGACGTGCTCGGGTTCGAGCTGGACCTGGCGCCGCTGGCCGCGCGCGCGCTGCCGCGTGCCGCCGAGCTGTCGCGGTTCCCGTCGGTGCGCCGCGACCTGGCGTTCCTGGTGCCGGAGGCGGTGGCCTGGTCGGCGCTGGCGGACAGCGTGCGCGGCGCGGTCGGGCCGCTGCTGCGCGAGGTGGTGCTGTTCGACCGCTACGTCGGGCCGGGGGTCGAGGCGGGTTTCAAGAGTCTCGCTATGGGCTTGATTTTGCAGGACAACTCGCGCACTCTGACGGATCGCGATGTGGATGCAGTGGTCGCCGATGCAGTGGCGGCGCTGGCGCGCGAACACGATGCGCGGATTCGCGGCTGAGACGCAGGGGATAGCAGGGCAATGGCGTTGACCAAAGCGGAAATGGCCGAACGGTTGTTCGACGAAGTCGGGCTGAACAAGCGCGAGGCCAAGGAATTCGTCGATGCTTTCTTCGATGTGCTGCGCGATGCGCTGGAGCAGGGGCGGCAGGTGAAGCTGTCCGGCTTCGGCAACTTCGATCTGCGCCGCAAGAACCAACGGCCCGGTCGCAACCCCAAGACCGGCGAAGAAATCCCGATCTCGGCGCGGACGGTGGTGACCTTCCGCCCGGGACAGAAGCTCAAGGAGCGAGTGGAGGCTTATGCTGGACCCGGGCAGTAACCGCGAACTTCCGCCGATTCCGGCCAAGCGCTACTTCACCATCGGTGAGGTCAGCGAGCTGTGCGACGTCAAGCCGCACGTGCTGCGCTACTGGGAGACCGAATTCCCCAGCCTGGAACCGGTCAAGCGCCGCGGCAACCGCCGCTACTACCAGCGCCACGACGTGCTGATGGTGCGGCAGATCCGCAGCCTGCTGTACGAACAGGGCTATACGATCGGCGGCGCGCGCTTGCGCCTGGACGGCGAGGGCGCGCGGCAGGAGTCGGCGCTGAGCAACCAGATCATCAAGCAGGTGCGGCAGGAACTGGAAGAAGTGCTGCAGTTGCTGCGCCGTTGAGCGGCCACGGCGCGACCGGCTAGGAAAGGCCGCGCCAATCCCGCTATAATCGCCAGCTCGCCGCGAGGCGGGCCGCCGCCACGGCGGACGTTTTTACCGGGGTATAGCGCAGCCTGGTAGCGCACTAGTCTGGGGGACTAGTGGTCGTCGGTTCGAATCCGGCTACCCCGACCATCTTCGAAGGCCCATGTCAGCGACATGGGCCTTTTTTCGTTCTGCGCCGTTCGGTTCGGCGCCTGGGTCTTGTTGCGCGAACCCGGCGTGGCGTCGGCGCGCGGATAAACGGCAAGCGGGAGGGCGCGTGCCGCGGTGCAACGCCATCTTGCGCGCCGGAGCGGCCTGGTCCAGACGCTGTCGCTCCGGGAGCAGGCTGGCGCCACAGGCGTTCGGTAAGGCATGGCCTGACTGAGCTGGTTCCGCAGAATGTGCCAGCGGTGGGGCCTGGATCATGGCCCCGGCCGGAATCGGGCGGCGGTGTAGACAAATGCCCCGGTGCCGAACGAATCCCGGCATATGCAAACAAGACGGTGGGAAGGCCAAGCCGCCAGCAGCGACGGGACGCTGGCGCCGAACTGCGAGGGAGGGCCGTCAAGGCATTGACATGCGTCACGTTAACGTCGTGTCTTTTGCTGCACTGCTTCGTTCGCAATGCTGAATATCCGGACATGTAGTTGAATCTCGCCGGTATGCCGTCAAAAAAATGTCGGATCATGTCTTGGTACGTGCAGATAGCTGTGCCATAGTGCACTGCAACACGAGGCTTCACTGTTGGCCCGGGCAATCGCCCGAGGCTGGAAATGACACTGCAATCGTCTTACCCGACCGGTGATGGAGCGCTGGCCGGCGGGAGGAGTGTGGCGTTCTCAAAACCACTCGACAGAGGGCATCGGCATCGCGCATGGGTAAACTTTTCGGTACGTTCAATCGGGCATTGGGCCTGGCCCTTTCCTGTCTGGTCTTCCTGTCCGCATGCAGCAGCGGGCCGAAGCTGCGGACGGATCTGCCTCCGGGCGATCCACTGGCGGGCGCGATGGGGCAGCCGGAGTACCTGCTCGGCCCCGGCGACCTGTTGACGGTCAAGGTGTTCCAGATCGACGACCTGGAGCGCCAGGTGCGGGTCGACAACGAGGGCCGCATCTCGCTGCCGCTGATCGGCGACGTCAAGGCCGCCGGGCGCAGCGTCAACGCGCTGCAGAAGGACATCGCCGAACGCTACCGCAACGGCTATCTGCAGAACCCGCAGGTCTCGGTGCTGGTCGATGAATTCACCGGCAACCGGGTCACCGTGACCGGCGCGGTCACCGAACCGGGCATCTATCCGATCGCAGGCTCCGCGCTGACCCTGCAGCAGGCGCTGGCGCTGGGCAAGGGCGTCAACAACGTCGCCAGCCGCGGCAACGTGGTGGTGTTCCGCAACGTCGGCGGGCAGAAGATGCTGGCCCGTTTCGACCTGGGCGATATCGAGAAGGGCATCTCTCCCGACCCGGAAATCTATGGCGGCGACCTGGTCGTGGTGTACCGCTCCGACGCGCGCCTGCTGCTGCGCACGGTGGTCGAGCTGACCCCGTTCGTGATGATCTGGCGGGCCTACCGATGAGTACCCACGGCATGCATCACCGCTCCTCCTCGGCATCGGCACCGCTGAGCCCGGCCGACATCAGCCTGCTGGACTACTGGAATGCGCTGTACCGGCAGCGCTGGCTGATCGTCGGCATCACCGCCGCGGTCGTGCTGCTGGCGCTGCTGGTCACGCTGCTGATGACGCCCAAGTATCGCGCCACCAGCGTGCTGCAGATCGAGCGCGAGGCCTTGAACGTCACCAACGTGGCGAACCTGATGCCGGTGGAATCGCCGCAGGATCGCGATTTCTACCAGACCCAGTACGAACTGCTCGGCAGCCGTTCGCTGGCCCGCGCGGTGATCCGCGAGGCGCGGCTGACCCAGGAGCCGGCCTTCAAACCGCTGGTCGACGAGGCGCTGGAGAAGCTGCAGGGCAATGGCGACGGCCGCGCGCCGTCGCCGCAGGCGCGCGCCACCGCCGCCGAGAACGCGCTGGTCGGTCCGGTGCTGGACGCGCTGCAGATCGAGCCGGTGCGCGATTCGCGGCTGGTGCGGATCAACTTCGATTCGCCCGACCGGGCGCTGGCCGCGCGCGTGGCCAACACCTACGCGAAGATGTTCATCGCCTCGACCCAGGAACGGCGCCTGCAGGCGTCCTCGTTCGCCGCCAAGTACCTGTCCGAGCGGCTGGAACAGCTGCGCGACAAGGTGGAGGAGTCGGAGAAGAACACGGTCGACTACTCCAGCAAGGAGCAGATCGTGTCGCTGGGCGAGGACAAGCCGTCGCTGCCGACGCAGAACATGAGCGAACTGAACATGCGCCTGGCCGCCGCCCAGGATGCGCGGATCAAGGCCGAGGCCGCCTGGCGCCAGGCCGGCATCGGCGACGGCATGGGCCTGCCGCAGGTGGTGAGCAGCCCGCTGATCCAGAGCCTGCGCACCGAGCAGGTGAAGCTGACCGCCGACTACCAGCAGAAACTGGCCACGTTCCAGCCCGGCTATCCGGAGATGCAGCGCCTGCAGAACCAGATCGCCGAGATCAAGCGCCAGATCGGCAGCGAGATCGGCAACATCCGCAGTGCGCTGAAGAACGACTACGAGGCGGCGCGGCAGCAGGAGACCCTGCTGTCCGAGCGCATCTCCAGCCTGAAGAACGAGGAACTGGATCTGCAGACCCGCAGCATCCGCTACAACATGCTGCGGCGCGAAGCCGACACCAACCGCCAGCTCTACGACGCGCTGCTGCAGCGCTACAAGGAGATCGGCGTGGCCGGCAACGTCGGCACCAACAACGTGTCGATCGTGGATCGGGCCGACGTGCCGGGCCGGCCGAGTTCGCCGAAGACCTTGCTGAACCTGGCGCTGGCCTTTGTGTTCGGCCTGTTCATGGCGGTCACGATCGCGTTGATCCGCTATTTCCTGCGCGAAGCCAATGCGGCGGCAGCGGCATGAACCGCCCGGCGCGGCGCGGCGGCGTGACCGCGGTCGCGGCCGTGGCGCCGACGCAAGCACAGGTCATTTTTCGTACGCAAATTCTTCAGCGAGGTGAGACGTGATTCAGCTAACAACGGAGGCGATCCATTATTTTCCTGACCGGTTGTACGCAGTCGACATTCTGTTGAAGTAACACGGGCTGCCGTGGACCTGGGGTCGGTGAGGAAGGCACCGCAGCGGTCCACTGGCAGATGAGATCGAGGCTCGACGACGTCGCATGTTCCCCCGCATGCCACCGACCCGAGTTTGGATGGGAATCCCGACCATGCTTTTGGCAGACCTGAGTAGCGCCACCTATACAACTTCGTCCCCCCGCCTGCTGTCCAAATATGCAGCCGCGGCGGATATCGTGCTCCGCGTTTCGGACCTGACGGTCATCGTCGCCGCGGCGCTGGTCAGCCATCGCCTGCTGTTCAACAGCTGGCTGCCGGAAGCGTCCTACCGGGTCGCGATCGGCACCACGCTGCTGTACGCGGTGATCTGTTTCGCGCTGTTCCCGCTGTACCGCAGCTGGCGCGGACGCGGCCTGTTGCGCGAGATGATGGTGCTGGGCCTGGCCTGCAGCGGCGTGTTCGCGCTGTTCGCCGTGCACGCCTTCGTGGTGCAATTCGGGCAGCAGGTCTCGCGGCTGTGGATCGGGCTGTGGTTCACCAGCAGCCTGGCCACGCTGCTGGTCTCGCGCACCGTGGTCCGCGGCGTGCTCAACCACCTGCGCTCGGAAGGCGTGGACGTGCAGCGCGTGGTCGTGGTCGGCCTGCGCCACCCGGTGGTCAAGATCCACAACTACCTGAGCCGCAACCCGTGGGTCGGCATGCAGCTGGTCGGCTATTTCAGCAGCGACTACGACCTGTCGGTGGCCGACCATCCGAAGAAGCTGCAGTGCCTGGGCGCCGGCACGCCCGAATCGCTGATCGACTACCTCAACAACAACGAGGTGGAGCAGGTGTGGATCTCGCTGCCGCTGGGCGAGCGCGACCACATCAAGCAGCTGCTGCAGCAGATGGACCGCTACCCGATCCAGGTCAGGCTGATCCCGGACCTGTTCGACTTCGGCATGCTCAACCAGTCCGGCGACCAGATCGGCAACGTGCCGGTGATCAACCTGCGCCAGGGCGGGGTGGACCGCAACACCTACTTCGTGGTCGCCAAGGCGCTGCAGGACAAGGTGGTGGCGCTGGCGGCGCTGGCGGTGCTGTGGCCGGTGATGCTGGCGGTGGCGGTGGGGGTGAAGCTGAGCTCGCCGGGCCCGGTGTTCTTCCGCCAGCGCCGGCACGGCCTGGGCGGCCGCGAGTTCTACATGTACAAGTTCCGCTCGATGCGCGTGCAGCAGGAGCCCAGCGACGTGGTGGTACAGGCCAAGCGCGGCGACAGCCGGGTCACGCCGTTCGGCGCGTTCCTGCGCCGCACCAGCCTGGACGAGCTGCCGCAGCTGTTCAACGTGCTCGGCGGCAGCATGTCGGTGGTGGGGCCGCGGCCGCATGCGGCGCAGCACAATACCCACTACGAGAAGCTGATCAACCATTACATGCAGCGGCACTACGTCAAGCCGGGCATCACCGGCTGGGCCCAGGTCAACGGGTTCCGTGGCGAGACGCCGGAGCTGCGGACGATGAAGAAGCGCATCCAGTACGACCTGGACTACATCCGGCGCTGGTCGCTGTGGCTGGATACGCGGATCATCGTGCTCACCGCGGTGAAGGTGCTCGGGCAGAAGACCGCCTACTGATGCGCCCGATGGACCGTGAACCCGCCGACCGTCCCCGCTGCCGGCGCCGCCCCGTCGTCGCCGTCGGCAGCGGGGACGGCGGCGTCCGCGGCGCCGTGATCGCGCCAGCCGGCCGTGGCTTGCGTGCCCGGCGTGCCGTGGCTGCGCTGCGCCAGGCGCCGGTGTGGCGCGTCGCGTTCTTGCGCGCCGCGTCGCGAGGCCTTGCGTGCTGACCGCGCCGGTGATGACGCTGCGCGAGCAGCGCCGCAACCTGCTGATCGAACTGGTGCTGCTGTTCGCCGTCGGCTACAACTTCCTGCTCGCGGTGGTGAACGCCAAGGTGTTCCGGGTCAGCCCGGCCATGACCTATGCCGCCGAGCTGGCGATCTACGGCGCCTGCTTCCTGATCGGCCTGTGGTCGCTGGACCGCAAGCGCACCGCCCTGGTGTTCACCGGGATCGCGGCGGTGGTGCTGCTGATGCTGTTGCGGCTGTTCCTGACCTGGTCGATCGATCCGAAGTTTTTCCGCGACGCGCTGATCCCGTTCGCGTTCCTGGTGCTG
The Xanthomonas sp. AM6 DNA segment above includes these coding regions:
- the pheT gene encoding phenylalanine--tRNA ligase subunit beta; the protein is MKFSENWLRSHVPTQASRDELAATLTAIGLEVEEVTPLGESLQQVVVARIVEAVRHPEADRLQVCQVDAGQGGMLQIVCGAPNARAGLVAPLALVGAQVGGIAIKAAKLRGVESNGMLCSAKELGLDSDASGLFELPDDAPIGQALAEYLGLPDASIEIKLTPNRADCFGVRGIAYDVAAACASEVLPFAAEPVAVTSARKLEVRLEAGGDAPRYCGRVVEDLDPAAKTPLWMAERLRRSGVRPVSLLVDITQYVMLELGQPMHAFDLDTLHGPVAVRRARAGETLKLLDGRDATLDDGFLAIADGDRVVALAGLMGGHDTRVTDATRHVFLEAAHFAPAAIMGRGRKLGLHTDAGHRFERGVDPALPRQALELATRLVLELAGGRAGPVVEAELPDYLPAPAPIALRRARIVRVLGIEIADAEVERILRALGMAVAASADGWQVTAPSRRFDIALEEDLIEELARIHGYDRLPTTLPGGASRIAMGSETQLDELSARRQLVAREMLETINYAFVDAGLLDQWGLDAGRVALANPLSAELAVMRPSLLPGLVAALGRNAARQAGRVRLFELGKAFAAAAGADAAPVETQRVAAAVCGDAEALQWGLPARKVDFHDLKGDLESLASAAGARLDYRPSALPFAHPTRSADVYRDGARIGWIGQLHPRLLQAMQIDVDVLGFELDLAPLAARALPRAAELSRFPSVRRDLAFLVPEAVAWSALADSVRGAVGPLLREVVLFDRYVGPGVEAGFKSLAMGLILQDNSRTLTDRDVDAVVADAVAALAREHDARIRG
- a CDS encoding integration host factor subunit alpha, coding for MALTKAEMAERLFDEVGLNKREAKEFVDAFFDVLRDALEQGRQVKLSGFGNFDLRRKNQRPGRNPKTGEEIPISARTVVTFRPGQKLKERVEAYAGPGQ
- a CDS encoding MerR family transcriptional regulator; this translates as MLDPGSNRELPPIPAKRYFTIGEVSELCDVKPHVLRYWETEFPSLEPVKRRGNRRYYQRHDVLMVRQIRSLLYEQGYTIGGARLRLDGEGARQESALSNQIIKQVRQELEEVLQLLRR
- a CDS encoding polysaccharide biosynthesis/export family protein — protein: MGKLFGTFNRALGLALSCLVFLSACSSGPKLRTDLPPGDPLAGAMGQPEYLLGPGDLLTVKVFQIDDLERQVRVDNEGRISLPLIGDVKAAGRSVNALQKDIAERYRNGYLQNPQVSVLVDEFTGNRVTVTGAVTEPGIYPIAGSALTLQQALALGKGVNNVASRGNVVVFRNVGGQKMLARFDLGDIEKGISPDPEIYGGDLVVVYRSDARLLLRTVVELTPFVMIWRAYR
- a CDS encoding GumC family protein yields the protein MAGLPMSTHGMHHRSSSASAPLSPADISLLDYWNALYRQRWLIVGITAAVVLLALLVTLLMTPKYRATSVLQIEREALNVTNVANLMPVESPQDRDFYQTQYELLGSRSLARAVIREARLTQEPAFKPLVDEALEKLQGNGDGRAPSPQARATAAENALVGPVLDALQIEPVRDSRLVRINFDSPDRALAARVANTYAKMFIASTQERRLQASSFAAKYLSERLEQLRDKVEESEKNTVDYSSKEQIVSLGEDKPSLPTQNMSELNMRLAAAQDARIKAEAAWRQAGIGDGMGLPQVVSSPLIQSLRTEQVKLTADYQQKLATFQPGYPEMQRLQNQIAEIKRQIGSEIGNIRSALKNDYEAARQQETLLSERISSLKNEELDLQTRSIRYNMLRREADTNRQLYDALLQRYKEIGVAGNVGTNNVSIVDRADVPGRPSSPKTLLNLALAFVFGLFMAVTIALIRYFLREANAAAAA
- a CDS encoding undecaprenyl-phosphate glucose phosphotransferase, coding for MLLADLSSATYTTSSPRLLSKYAAAADIVLRVSDLTVIVAAALVSHRLLFNSWLPEASYRVAIGTTLLYAVICFALFPLYRSWRGRGLLREMMVLGLACSGVFALFAVHAFVVQFGQQVSRLWIGLWFTSSLATLLVSRTVVRGVLNHLRSEGVDVQRVVVVGLRHPVVKIHNYLSRNPWVGMQLVGYFSSDYDLSVADHPKKLQCLGAGTPESLIDYLNNNEVEQVWISLPLGERDHIKQLLQQMDRYPIQVRLIPDLFDFGMLNQSGDQIGNVPVINLRQGGVDRNTYFVVAKALQDKVVALAALAVLWPVMLAVAVGVKLSSPGPVFFRQRRHGLGGREFYMYKFRSMRVQQEPSDVVVQAKRGDSRVTPFGAFLRRTSLDELPQLFNVLGGSMSVVGPRPHAAQHNTHYEKLINHYMQRHYVKPGITGWAQVNGFRGETPELRTMKKRIQYDLDYIRRWSLWLDTRIIVLTAVKVLGQKTAY